In one window of Thermoanaerobaculia bacterium DNA:
- the recF gene encoding DNA replication and repair protein RecF (All proteins in this family for which functions are known are DNA-binding proteins that assist the filamentation of RecA onto DNA for the initiation of recombination or recombinational repair.), producing the protein MQTEAPLETPATREEPGALRRLRLARFRSLAPTDWHPAGGWNLVHGANGSGKSSLLEALYLVATGKSFRTANLSECCSRSGPGEAGFLVRAEVEREGSWDLAVVFSEGSRSLSLQDKPSALAAHLALLPVVVWSEAERELVAGPAAARRRFLDRAALLLQPARLAEHAELHRVLAQKRHLLAGNARAGRHAGAAELTAWNELLAPLIARRAQARAELVQRLGGAATALLAAHGADLPPLELTYQPSPPEAPEGSAAVAAALDRAVARERERGQPLLGPQRDRVEIAMDAAAARRFASAGERKVVALALLAGLTSLLVAAGRGPLVLLDDLDAELDRSRLALAAALFAGQAQTIATTSRPELFGASPSGPRWGLAKGVLGPG; encoded by the coding sequence GTGCAGACGGAAGCTCCACTCGAGACGCCCGCGACGAGAGAAGAACCCGGCGCGCTCCGCCGCCTTCGTCTGGCGCGTTTTCGCAGCCTTGCGCCGACCGACTGGCACCCCGCAGGCGGCTGGAATCTCGTTCATGGCGCCAACGGCTCCGGCAAGAGCAGCCTCCTCGAAGCGCTCTACCTCGTCGCCACCGGCAAGAGTTTTCGCACCGCCAACCTGAGCGAGTGCTGCTCGCGCTCTGGCCCGGGTGAGGCGGGCTTTCTCGTGCGAGCCGAGGTCGAACGCGAAGGCTCCTGGGACCTCGCGGTGGTCTTTTCCGAGGGCAGCAGGAGCTTGAGCCTCCAGGACAAGCCGTCGGCGCTCGCCGCCCACCTGGCGCTCTTGCCGGTCGTCGTCTGGAGCGAGGCCGAGCGCGAGCTCGTGGCCGGTCCGGCGGCGGCGCGCCGCCGCTTCCTCGACCGCGCGGCGCTGCTGCTCCAGCCCGCGCGCCTCGCCGAGCACGCCGAGCTCCACCGTGTGCTGGCGCAGAAGCGCCATCTCCTGGCCGGCAACGCCAGAGCGGGGAGACACGCCGGGGCTGCCGAGCTCACTGCGTGGAACGAGCTCCTGGCGCCCCTCATCGCGCGCCGCGCGCAAGCCCGGGCCGAGCTCGTGCAGCGCCTTGGGGGCGCCGCGACCGCACTCCTTGCGGCCCACGGCGCGGACCTGCCGCCGCTCGAGCTCACCTATCAGCCATCGCCCCCCGAGGCGCCCGAGGGTAGCGCCGCGGTGGCTGCGGCGCTCGACCGGGCCGTCGCGCGCGAGCGCGAGCGCGGCCAGCCGCTCCTCGGGCCGCAACGCGACCGCGTCGAGATCGCCATGGACGCCGCCGCGGCGCGCCGCTTTGCTTCGGCCGGAGAGCGCAAGGTCGTGGCCCTGGCGCTCCTCGCCGGCCTCACGAGCCTCCTCGTCGCCGCCGGTCGCGGGCCGCTCGTACTCCTCGACGATCTCGACGCCGAGCTCGACCGCTCGCGGCTCGCTCTCGCGGCGGCGCTCTTCGCCGGCCAGGCGCAGACGATCGCCACGACCAGCCGGCCGGAGCTCTTCGGCGCATCGCCCTCGGGACCGCGCTGGGGCCTCGCGAAGGGCGTTCTGGGCCCCGGCTGA